The Nothobranchius furzeri strain GRZ-AD chromosome 6, NfurGRZ-RIMD1, whole genome shotgun sequence genome includes a region encoding these proteins:
- the dnajc25 gene encoding dnaJ homolog subfamily C member 25, translated as MSSCPERSRSGGGVGPVRCRLRLAVLLLSVASLPAVTALVEGLYCGTEVCYDVLGVTREASKAEIARAYRQLARRYHPDRYRPEEPGEEEFAHNKFLLIATAYETLKDEDSRRDYDYMLDHPEEYYQHYYAYYRRRLAPRVDVRIVILVTVCAISIIQYYSWCNSYNKAINYLVTVPKYRIQATEIAKQQGLLNRTKEKGKNRRSKEEIREQEEEVIRDIIKNKIDIKGGYQKPNVSDILLCQIVLFPYYLTIYVAWYASWIYRFTICREEYGDQEKLYIIRRYMKMSESQFDSMEENAKQSFLEKRLWIRDNYEVYRKEREEEMKVKMATDPKMKRYRRWMKNEGPGRLTFADE; from the exons ATGTCTTCGTGCCCGGAGCGGAGCCGCAGCGGAGGCGGCGTGGGTCCAGTCAGGTGCCGGTTGCGGCTCGCGGTGCTCCTGCTGTCCGTGGCTTCCCTGCCGGCGGTCACGGCGCTGGTGGAGGGTCTGTACTGCGGGACTGAGGTGTGCTACGATGTCCTCGGTGTCACCAGGGAGGCCTCCAAGGCGGAGATCGCCCGGGCTTACCGGCAGCTGGCCCGCCGGTACCACCCGGACCGCTACAGGCCCGAAGAACCCGGAGAGGAGGAGTTCGCACACAACAAGTTCCTGCTCATCGCTACCGCCTACGAGACGCTGAAG GACGAGGACTCGAGGCGGGACTACGACTACATGCTGGACCATCCGGAGGAGTACTACCAACATTACTACGCCTACTATCGCAGAAGGCTCGCTCCCAGGGTGGACGTCAGGATCGTCATCCTCGTGACCGTCTGCGCCATCTCCATCATCCAG TACTACAGCTGGTGCAACAGCTACAATAAAGCCATCAACTACTTGGTCACCGTCCCCAAGTACCGAATCCAGGCCACAGAGATCGCCAAGCAGCAGGGCCTCCTCAACCGCACCAAGGAGAAGGGCAAGAACCGCCGCTCCAAGGAGGAGATccgggagcaggaggaggaggtgatACGTGACATAATCAAAAACAAGATTGACATCAAAGGAGGCTACCAGAAGCCCAACGTGTCGGACATCCTGCTGTGTCAGATCGTGCTCTTCCCCTACTACCTGACCATCTACGTGGCGTGGTACGCCTCCTGGATCTACCGCTTCACCATCTGCAGGGAGGAGTACGGCGACCAGGAGAAGCTCTACATCATCAG GAGGTACATGAAGATGTCCGAGTCTCAGTTCGACAGCATGGAGGAGAACGCCAAACAGTCCTTCCTGGAGAAGCGGCTCTGGATCAGGGACAACTACGAG GTTTACAGGAAGGAGCGAGAAGAGGAGATGAAGGTGAAAATGGCGACCGACCCAAAGATGAAGAGGTACCGCCGTTGGATGAAGAACGAGGGACCGGGCAGGCTGACGTTTGCTGACGAGTga
- the LOC107375060 gene encoding golgin subfamily A member 6-like protein 25 — protein MLSKKEEKRSFGNGALRDQWEKRAQNQADQYKQEVQWKEKSSLKVLFSKWNYHWSLVNGDQNKNEVSEFSRVTSRTDQEDQKPKIRFKIVPPPPQTKPEPPPPAPTPPRRSAAPKTHRPKRKVEVDVFGLCWRESWMSLKPPKYLYLKAKESETRSQWLTGIQLTNSRKYKTPPRGSDTESVSPCCKWSQSWTQVKSPAQLISSEENLFEWEILFDRNLVSKVEIGKYSLPAWAGTWKIMNFPFRQQKKSWDCGWWNYQDNPRDKLEKFCQIQQQAEQEEPSGWEESWKLAENDSDGNDSSCIYVKFPMRINDVFVPGWSQSCLISAAPPEENEDRRRSWSSCWGYRQQIRWRQASIVSHHQHSAALSWKRKTMNLLLMSELEKEIKDEWTEAWKSPKGWARPEEEEQEEEEEEEEEETTMDETEKERGEVDNKGIDIEKGKVVEEEEEEEEKDEDVEEEEEEEKDEEVEEEEEEEKDEDVEEEGEEEKDVEVEEEEEKDEVEEEEKDEEMEEEEEKDEVEEEEEEEKDEDVEEEEEKGDEVEEEKEEEVNEKKEGKAVNRHEEEKGEKGDEIFKHFQKKAEEDEEEYDDDEEEEDERAEEKEENDEDINKTGEKLNNEKVVNKKEEEEKCREEEEDEEKNDAQVKRNNSVGQEEEDALEEPDRNRGDEYEENKSDNRKREEENEEEEEEKYLEAKVNDSMSLEFKKEEEEEDEEEFWDLDEDERSERKRKEEDEELLNESDEEDKTRDQEEDNQEKDDEEEEGEAEKTDKGQKKLNDDEDQTEEEDREMNKNLVEDEEDEKENKDQEKNEKDEEDEEVYDEEWKENQEENLGEQKNADENETEEQETSQDHEEDVEAEDEDEEDQGENEDHDVHHEEAEEEGNVSGEKEGEGEAEEDGDTEEKEEKTSDKQDEEVWKGETPSTEKTTEEEKTTKKKRLRRKPAAPLHLQFHKLNTSFSSWKRSWMVAVAHKGGDEGEEQEEEEGGDLELRAWKDSWRICRWKKPSDEEVICFSMEHRSRKSMDPKELVLGEEWDLSWRMTSAKWEEEEEEEEEEEDSGNFL, from the exons ATGTTGTCCAAAAAGGAAGAGAAGCGATCGTTTGGTAATGGAGCTCTGAGAGACCAGTGGGAGAAACGAGCCCAGAACCAGGCAGACCAGTACAAACAGGAAGTCCAGTGGAAGGAGAAGAGCTCCCTGAAAGT ACTTTTCTCCAAGTGGAACTACCACTGGTCGCTGGTCAACGGAGACCAGAATAAAAATGAAGTCTCCGAATTCTCAAGAGTCACAAGCAGAACAGACCAAGAAGACCAAAAGCCTAAAATCCGATTTAAAATCGTTCCTCCACCTCCTCAAACTAAACCCGAGCCTCCTCCTCCAGCCCCTACTCCTCCCAGGAGGTCGGCTGCTCCCAAAACCCACAGACCCAAGCGTAAGGTGGAGGTGGATGTGTTTGGGTTGTGCTGGAGGGAGTCCTGGATGAGCCTGAAACCTCCAAAGTACCTGTACCTAAAGGCCAAAGAGTCTGAAACCAGAAGCCAGTGGCTGACCGGCATCCAGCTGACCAACAGCAGGAAGTACAAAACTCCTCCGAGAGGATCCGACACCGAATCCGTCAGTCCCTGTTGTAAATGGAGTCAGTCCTGGACACAG GTGAAAAGTCCAGCTCAGCTGATCTCTTCCGAGGAAAATCTGTTTGAGTGGGAGATCCTGTTTGATAGGAACTTGGTCAGTAAAGTGGAAATCGGAAAGTATTCTCTTCCTGCTTGGGCTGGAACTTGGAAGATCATGAACTTTCCCTTCAGACAGCAGAAGAAGAGCTGGGACTGTGGTTGGTGGAACTACCAAGATAATCCCAGAGACAAGCTGGAAAAATTCTGCCAGATCCAACAACAAGCGGAGCAG GAGGAACCTTCAGGCTGGGAGGAGTCATGGAAGCTTGCTGAAAACGACTCAGACGGCAACGACTCGTCCTGCATCTATGTGAAATTCCCGATGAGGATAAATGACGTGTTTGTTCCTGGATGGAGTCAATCCTGCCTAATCTCTGCCGCTCCTCCTGAGGAGAACGAGGACCGCCGGAGGAGTTGGAGCTCCTGCTGGGGATACAGGCAGCAGATCAG GTGGCGTCAAGCATCCATCGTGTCTCATCATCAGCACAGCGCCGCGCTGAGCTGGAAACGGAAAACCATGAACCTCCTCCTCATGTCAGAGCTGGAGAAGGAAATAAAGGATGAGTGGACGGAGGCTTGGAAATCTCCCAAAGGATGGGCTAGaccagaggaggaggagcaggaagaggaggaggaagaggaggaggaggagacgacaATGGATGAAACTGAGAAAGAGAGAGGTGAAGTGGACAATAAAGGCATAGACATTGAGAAGGGTAaagtggtggaggaggaggaggaggaggaggagaaagatgaagatgtggaggaggaagaggaagaagagaaagatgaagaagtggaggaggaagaggaagaagagaaagATGAAGATGTGGAGGAGGAAGGGGAAGAAGAGAAAGATGTagaagtggaggaggaggaggagaaagatgAAGTGGAGGAGGAAGAGAAAGATGAagaaatggaggaggaggaggagaaagatgaagtggaggaggaagaggaagaagagaaagATGAAGAtgtggaagaggaggaagagaaggGAGACGAAgtggaggaagagaaggaggAAGAAGTGAATGAGAAAAAGGAGGGGAAAGCTGTAAATCGACATGAAGAAGAAAAGGGGGAGAAAGGTGATGAAATATTCAAACACTTCCAAAAGAAGGCTGAGGAAGATGAGgaagaatatgatgatgatgaggaggaggaggatgaaagagctgaggagaaggaggaaaatGATGAAGACATAAACAAGACAGGTGAGAAACTAAACAATGAAAAAGTTGTGAAtaagaaagaggaggaggagaaatgcagggaggaagaggaggatgaggagaagaATGATGCACAAGTGAAGAGGAACAACAGTGTGggtcaggaggaggaagatgcTTTGGAAGAGCCGGACAGAAACAGAGGAGATGAATATGAGGAAAACAAATCCGAcaacagaaagagagaagaagaaaatgaggaggaagaagaggagaaatATCTAGAAGCAAAAGTAAATGACAGCATGAGCCTTGAATTCaaaaaggaggaggaagaggaggatgaagaggagttCTGGGACTTGGATGAAGATGAGAGGagtgaaaggaagagaaaagaggaggatgaagagctGCTGAATGAATCCGATGAAGAGGATAAAACGAGAGATCAGGAGGAAGATAACCAAGaaaaagatgatgaagaagaggagGGTGAAGCAGAAAAGACAGATAAAGGACAGAAAAAATTAAACGATGATGAAGATCAAACAGAGGAAgaggatagagaaatgaataaaaACCTGGTGGAAGATGAAGAGGATGAGAAAGAAAATAAagatcaagagaagaatgaaaaggatgaagaagatgaagaggTATATGATGAAGAATGGAAGGAAAATCAGGAGGAGAACCTTGGAGAACAAAAGAACGCAGATGAGAATGAAACCGAAGAGCAAGAAACCAGTCAAGATCACGAAGAAGATGTGGAGGCTGAAGATGAAGACGAGGAAGATCAAGGTGAAAATGAAGACCATGATGTCCACCACGAGGAGGCAGAGGAAGAAGGAAATGTCAGTGGAGAAAAAGAGGGTGAGGGTGAAGCAGAGGAAGATGGAGACACCGAGGAGAAAGAGGAGAAAACATCTGATAAGCAGGATGAAGAGGTTTGGAAAGGGGAGACTCCGTCTACAGAGAAAACCaccgaagaagaaaaaacaacaaagaagaaaagACTCCGGCGTAAACCTGCTGCTCCTCTGCATTTGCAGTTCCACAAACTCAACACTTCCTTCTCCTCCTGGAAGAGGTCGTGGATGGTGGCGGTCGCCCACAAAGGAGGAGACGAAggtgaggagcaggaggaggaggaaggggggGACCTGGAACTCCGGGCCTGGAAGGATTCCTGGAGGATTTGTCGTTGGAAGAAGCCGAGTGATGAGGAGGTGATTTGTTTCTCCATGGAGCACCGGAGTCGGAAATCCATGGATCCGAAGGAGTTGGTGTTGGGGGAAGAGTGGGACCTGAGCTGGAGAATGACCTCAGCAaaatgggaggaggaggaggaggaggaggaggaggaggaggacagcgGAAATTTTCTCTGA